The Christiangramia flava JLT2011 genome has a segment encoding these proteins:
- a CDS encoding OmpA family protein: protein MFPALPNRSFLLISILLIFLFSARAQTKTEVIPAGSYALNLGVTPQTKSNALKPYGFLYQLLKENQVEVKWVINPEKKKDGIDFSMGGQDFRSGSFIIPVSYITPKVRELIEKWEAKGVLGMYLPENRSLPVYTELSVVPKWTLDKQNGSIALSFFKAAAIPSEAYGGNSPEHWKTPAELDICDDIFVMPHAEPKFDSHQNLYYWNTKFKGAIWAGCHAGSMLENLHGTGRYGEKIIQLNFLSAGAAGARTTGLIPYYEHRYATPPYQNQLASDPVAQYIGKSDQAMINGSERIFYPKKANAWRKETRQILIDTTTPDIPELSSGPGCVVIYGHAFDEPKNGLVMYQASHDISGDAPQNIAALRMFFNYSFYATEIKRRENIIQFQNIRGDRIFAARVGDDLAKMLKLDPIVFDLDKAVIKSKAAKELDEIAAYMVEYPELLLDIRSHTDSRADDVYNIRLSEDRVKATRNYLIEKGVDSLRISGRGYGENEPVNNCRNGVPCSEADHERNRRSEFILSINCDLYEGKIKL, encoded by the coding sequence ATGTTTCCAGCCCTACCAAACCGATCGTTTTTACTCATAAGCATCTTGCTGATCTTCCTCTTTTCGGCCAGGGCCCAAACCAAAACAGAAGTGATTCCTGCGGGATCCTACGCATTGAACCTGGGAGTCACCCCGCAAACTAAGTCGAACGCACTCAAACCTTATGGTTTCTTATACCAGTTGCTGAAAGAAAATCAGGTAGAAGTGAAATGGGTGATCAACCCCGAAAAGAAGAAGGATGGTATTGATTTTAGTATGGGTGGACAGGATTTCCGTTCGGGTTCTTTCATTATTCCTGTTTCTTATATCACGCCAAAAGTTCGGGAATTGATTGAAAAGTGGGAAGCAAAAGGAGTTCTGGGGATGTATTTGCCCGAAAATCGTAGTCTGCCTGTTTATACGGAACTATCGGTTGTTCCCAAATGGACGCTCGATAAACAAAATGGCAGTATTGCCCTGAGTTTCTTCAAAGCAGCTGCTATTCCTTCCGAAGCTTACGGTGGTAACAGCCCCGAACATTGGAAGACACCTGCAGAACTGGATATTTGTGACGATATTTTTGTAATGCCACATGCCGAACCAAAATTTGATTCACACCAGAATTTATATTACTGGAACACCAAATTTAAAGGTGCGATCTGGGCGGGATGCCACGCGGGCAGTATGCTGGAAAACCTTCATGGAACTGGACGATACGGGGAAAAGATCATTCAGCTTAATTTTTTATCAGCCGGGGCTGCGGGGGCACGCACGACCGGGTTGATCCCGTACTACGAACATCGTTATGCCACGCCACCTTACCAAAACCAGTTGGCTTCAGATCCTGTGGCGCAGTATATCGGGAAAAGTGATCAGGCGATGATCAATGGTTCCGAGCGGATTTTTTATCCGAAGAAAGCCAATGCATGGCGAAAGGAAACGCGGCAGATACTTATCGACACCACAACCCCAGATATTCCGGAGCTTTCCAGTGGCCCGGGTTGCGTGGTGATCTATGGTCATGCTTTTGATGAGCCTAAAAACGGGCTCGTTATGTACCAGGCTTCCCACGATATTTCTGGTGATGCGCCGCAGAATATTGCGGCTTTGCGCATGTTCTTCAATTATAGTTTTTATGCTACGGAAATCAAAAGACGCGAGAATATTATTCAGTTTCAGAATATCAGGGGAGATCGCATCTTCGCCGCCCGGGTAGGGGATGACCTTGCGAAAATGCTGAAACTGGATCCAATCGTTTTCGATCTCGATAAGGCAGTAATCAAATCGAAGGCGGCAAAAGAACTGGACGAAATTGCCGCATACATGGTCGAATACCCCGAATTATTGCTGGACATCCGTTCGCATACTGATAGCAGAGCAGACGATGTATACAATATCCGCCTTTCCGAAGATCGTGTAAAAGCCACCAGAAATTACCTTATCGAGAAGGGCGTAGATTCGTTAAGGATTTCAGGCAGGGGCTACGGCGAGAACGAACCGGTGAACAATTGCAGGAACGGTGTGCCCTGTAGCGAGGCCGACCACGAACGGAACCGGCGTTCCGAATTCATACTTTCCATCAACTGCGACCTGTATGAAGGAAAAATTAAACTTTAA
- a CDS encoding DinB family protein, which yields MKAFFQNLLDYSHFYNLKLIEIFSDAENSKRLSEKSKILLSHILNASSVWNSRILGIPNRLGVWKIFEAEELRKLEDQNYLETQKILKDRKLNEVIAYKNTKGDYYERTIGDIIFHTLNHATYHRGQIASEFRKSGLEPIVSDYIFYRETTFDY from the coding sequence ATGAAGGCGTTTTTCCAGAACCTGTTGGACTATTCCCATTTTTACAATCTGAAACTGATCGAAATCTTTTCAGATGCTGAAAACTCCAAAAGGCTTTCAGAAAAATCTAAAATATTGCTGTCTCATATCCTGAATGCCAGCAGCGTCTGGAATTCCCGAATTTTAGGCATTCCCAACAGGCTGGGAGTATGGAAAATATTTGAAGCTGAAGAATTACGGAAACTGGAAGATCAGAATTATCTCGAAACACAGAAAATCCTGAAGGATAGGAAGCTCAACGAAGTCATTGCCTATAAGAACACGAAAGGTGATTATTATGAAAGGACTATAGGAGACATTATTTTTCATACGCTGAACCATGCAACCTACCATCGCGGGCAGATCGCTTCAGAATTCCGAAAATCGGGCCTTGAACCAATCGTTTCAGATTATATCTTTTACAGAGAAACTACTTTTGATTATTAA
- the idi gene encoding isopentenyl-diphosphate Delta-isomerase, with product MTQEKVILVNEKDEQIGLMEKIEAHEKALLHRAFSVFVFNDRNELMIQQRALTKYHSPGLWTNTCCSHQREGESNIAAGKRRLMEEMGFSTELKDTISFIYKAPFDNGLTEHEFDHILVGKYEEAPQPNPDEVASWKWVDLEELKKDMSANPGIYTEWFKIIFDKYYSHIQ from the coding sequence ATGACACAGGAAAAAGTAATACTGGTAAACGAAAAAGATGAGCAGATCGGGCTTATGGAAAAAATTGAAGCCCATGAAAAAGCCTTGCTGCACAGAGCCTTTTCGGTTTTTGTTTTTAACGACAGAAATGAGCTGATGATCCAGCAGCGCGCGCTTACCAAATACCATTCTCCAGGCCTGTGGACCAATACCTGTTGCAGTCATCAGCGGGAGGGTGAAAGCAATATCGCTGCGGGAAAAAGAAGATTGATGGAAGAGATGGGCTTCAGTACGGAATTGAAGGATACCATTTCGTTTATCTATAAGGCGCCGTTTGATAATGGTCTTACAGAACACGAATTTGACCACATTCTGGTTGGGAAATATGAAGAAGCGCCACAACCCAATCCTGATGAAGTTGCCAGCTGGAAGTGGGTGGATCTCGAAGAACTGAAAAAAGATATGAGCGCCAATCCCGGCATTTATACGGAATGGTTCAAGATCATTTTCGATAAATATTATTCGCATATTCAATAA
- the mqo gene encoding malate dehydrogenase (quinone) has product MNKVHKEYDLICAGGGIMSATLSLMLKLIDPNIRIIIFERLDQVAQESTKAWNNAGTGHSAFCELNYTPEKEDGSIDISKAVQIFQQFEKSKQFWSYLVKQKLIQDPQSFIHSIPHHAWVEGAKNVEFLKKRFEAMTSKFMFEKMQFSEDHSRLAQWFPLIMKDRKQEEKMAATQMELGTGVNFGALTETYFKILEEQFEVPVWRNHEVEDIDPDGPDEWSAIVKNRDTGEKFYFDAEHIFIGAGGGALPLLQKCEIQEKEGYGGFPVSGQWLFCKNREVIEKHDAKVYSKAGVDAPPMSVPHLDSRYINGKKELLFGPFAGFSSKFLKQGSLLDLPLSLRFDNLPSMWGVFWHNLPLTKYLIEQVTMDHEDRMEDLRKFVKDARSEDWELKVAGQRVQIIKRDEEGGVLEFGTDVVHSKDGKITALLGASPGASTAVHIMLEVMQIAFPEKIQTKEFQEKLHKMIPFWNRNVEEHEAEFREVQARCSQLLNLAVSH; this is encoded by the coding sequence ATGAACAAGGTCCACAAAGAATACGACCTCATTTGTGCGGGCGGTGGAATCATGAGCGCCACCCTTTCACTGATGCTGAAGCTCATAGATCCAAATATCAGGATCATCATTTTTGAAAGGCTGGACCAGGTTGCCCAGGAAAGCACCAAAGCCTGGAACAATGCTGGAACAGGACATTCGGCTTTCTGTGAACTCAATTATACTCCTGAAAAGGAAGACGGAAGTATTGATATTTCCAAGGCTGTTCAGATATTTCAGCAGTTTGAAAAATCCAAACAGTTCTGGTCGTACCTGGTTAAACAAAAACTTATACAAGATCCACAATCTTTTATTCACAGTATTCCGCATCATGCCTGGGTAGAAGGTGCTAAAAATGTGGAATTTCTGAAAAAGCGTTTTGAGGCGATGACTTCAAAATTCATGTTTGAAAAAATGCAATTTTCAGAAGATCATTCCAGGTTAGCGCAGTGGTTCCCCCTGATTATGAAAGACCGTAAGCAGGAAGAAAAAATGGCTGCCACACAAATGGAGCTGGGAACCGGAGTGAATTTTGGTGCGCTAACCGAAACGTATTTTAAGATCCTCGAGGAGCAATTTGAGGTTCCGGTATGGCGTAATCATGAAGTGGAAGATATCGACCCCGACGGCCCGGATGAATGGTCTGCAATTGTAAAAAATAGAGATACCGGTGAAAAATTCTATTTTGATGCCGAGCATATATTTATAGGTGCCGGTGGTGGTGCCTTACCCCTTTTGCAAAAATGTGAGATCCAAGAAAAAGAAGGATACGGCGGTTTTCCGGTGAGCGGTCAATGGTTATTCTGTAAGAATCGAGAAGTGATCGAAAAACACGATGCGAAAGTGTACAGCAAAGCCGGAGTGGATGCGCCACCCATGAGCGTACCACACCTGGATTCCCGCTATATCAACGGAAAAAAAGAATTGCTGTTTGGTCCCTTTGCCGGTTTTAGCAGTAAATTTTTAAAACAGGGGTCGTTACTGGACCTCCCTTTGTCATTACGTTTCGATAACCTGCCCTCGATGTGGGGTGTTTTCTGGCATAATTTGCCGCTTACCAAATACCTCATCGAGCAGGTTACCATGGATCATGAAGACCGAATGGAAGATCTTCGGAAATTCGTGAAAGATGCCAGATCGGAAGATTGGGAATTGAAAGTTGCCGGTCAACGTGTCCAGATCATTAAACGCGACGAAGAAGGCGGTGTTCTGGAATTCGGAACTGATGTTGTTCACAGTAAAGATGGGAAAATTACCGCATTATTGGGTGCTTCACCAGGCGCGTCCACGGCGGTTCACATCATGCTGGAAGTCATGCAAATCGCTTTTCCTGAAAAAATCCAGACCAAAGAATTCCAGGAAAAATTACACAAAATGATCCCTTTCTGGAATCGAAATGTAGAAGAGCATGAAGCCGAATTTCGAGAAGTCCAGGCCAGATGTTCTCAACTATTGAATTTAGCGGTCAGTCATTAA
- a CDS encoding peroxiredoxin, with protein sequence METGDHIPEIRLKDQRGEDFQLQQLIGKPAVIYFYPKNFTPGCTKEACNFRDSYQDFQDLGAEVVGISSDSESSHQKFAGKLNLPFILLSDANKKARKSFGVKSSLLGMLPGRETFVFDAEGKLLHRFNSMNAQRHMPEALAVLKKDRR encoded by the coding sequence ATGGAAACAGGAGACCACATACCGGAAATTAGGTTGAAAGATCAGAGAGGGGAAGATTTTCAACTTCAACAACTCATAGGAAAACCAGCAGTAATCTATTTTTATCCGAAGAATTTTACTCCGGGCTGTACCAAGGAGGCCTGTAATTTCAGAGACAGCTACCAGGATTTTCAGGATCTGGGAGCAGAGGTGGTAGGAATCAGTTCAGATTCTGAATCTTCTCATCAGAAGTTTGCCGGTAAACTGAATCTACCTTTTATACTCCTTTCAGATGCTAATAAAAAAGCGCGAAAGTCATTCGGCGTTAAATCCAGTTTATTAGGAATGTTGCCGGGCAGAGAGACTTTTGTTTTTGATGCCGAAGGAAAATTGTTGCACCGCTTCAATAGTATGAACGCTCAAAGACATATGCCTGAGGCACTTGCCGTACTGAAGAAAGACCGTCGCTAA
- a CDS encoding alanine/glycine:cation symporter family protein: MDQIDQFIAEFASFVWGIPLVILLIGGGLFLLVYSRFLPFRYLGHSVEVLRGKYNNPNDPGDINHFQALSTALSSTVGMGNIAGVAVAIAVGGPGAIFWLWVSAIVGMATKFFTNTLAVMYRGKDTEGKIQGGVMYFIVEGLGKKWKPLAAFFAIAGLVGALPVFNVNQLTQAINFILLEPNNIETGFTSSLIIGIILTLITTIVIIGGLDRISKTVSKLVPAMVALYFVSVLIILFVNADVVLHYFGLIFTDAFAANNYKGDPLLGGMLGGLILLGIRRGAFSNEAGIGTATMAHGASKTTEPVREGLIAMLGPAIDTLVVCTLTAMAILVTGVWQTSDENGVSLTAAAFEQSIPYIGQYLLLLCILAFSISSLFSYSYYGTKCLSFLIGAENKKYYNYIYIISIIIGATTTLSFILNLIDGFFALMAIPTMISTLIMAPRVMKAARIYFEKYL, from the coding sequence ATGGACCAAATCGATCAGTTTATTGCTGAATTTGCCTCTTTTGTGTGGGGTATTCCTCTTGTTATATTGCTCATTGGCGGCGGGTTATTTTTACTGGTCTACTCCAGGTTTCTTCCTTTTCGATATTTGGGCCATTCCGTAGAAGTGCTTCGAGGTAAATACAACAACCCAAACGATCCTGGTGATATCAATCATTTCCAGGCATTGTCTACTGCCCTTTCCTCGACCGTGGGCATGGGAAATATTGCGGGCGTCGCCGTGGCAATCGCCGTTGGTGGACCTGGGGCGATCTTCTGGCTATGGGTTAGCGCTATTGTAGGAATGGCGACCAAGTTTTTCACCAATACCCTGGCCGTAATGTACCGCGGAAAAGATACTGAAGGCAAGATCCAGGGTGGCGTCATGTATTTTATAGTGGAAGGTCTTGGCAAAAAATGGAAGCCGCTGGCGGCATTTTTTGCCATCGCAGGTTTAGTGGGAGCTTTGCCCGTATTCAATGTCAACCAGCTTACACAGGCCATCAATTTTATACTGTTAGAACCTAATAATATAGAAACCGGATTCACTTCCAGCCTGATAATCGGGATTATCCTTACCCTGATCACAACCATCGTCATCATAGGCGGGTTGGATCGCATCAGCAAAACAGTTTCCAAACTGGTACCGGCGATGGTCGCGCTGTACTTTGTTTCCGTATTGATCATTCTCTTTGTGAATGCCGATGTGGTTTTGCATTATTTCGGCCTTATTTTCACTGATGCTTTTGCCGCGAATAACTATAAAGGTGATCCCTTGCTCGGCGGAATGCTGGGTGGCCTCATCCTTCTCGGGATTCGGCGGGGTGCTTTTTCAAACGAAGCGGGTATCGGGACGGCAACTATGGCCCATGGAGCCAGTAAGACCACCGAGCCGGTTCGGGAAGGTTTAATCGCCATGCTGGGCCCGGCAATCGACACGCTGGTGGTTTGCACCCTCACCGCAATGGCCATTTTAGTAACCGGCGTCTGGCAAACGAGCGACGAAAATGGTGTAAGCCTCACCGCTGCAGCATTTGAACAGTCCATTCCATACATCGGGCAGTACCTTTTGCTATTATGCATCCTGGCATTCAGCATTAGCTCGCTGTTCTCCTATTCTTATTACGGAACGAAATGCCTGTCATTCCTGATAGGTGCCGAAAACAAAAAATATTACAACTACATTTACATTATCAGTATAATTATTGGCGCTACCACCACGCTTAGCTTTATCCTGAATCTCATCGATGGATTTTTCGCGTTAATGGCTATCCCAACCATGATTTCAACGTTGATTATGGCTCCAAGGGTTATGAAAGCGGCACGGATCTATTTTGAGAAATACCTTTAA
- a CDS encoding aminotransferase class I/II-fold pyridoxal phosphate-dependent enzyme: MNHELHQGAGTKLQTQEGEFLYFGGTSYLGLQYHTEFQEKIISGIRKWGTNFGASRKANIKLSVFQEFENFISHRLQAEEAICVSSGYLAGQMLTQYFSIQQIPQFCAPHTHPALIGKDSVKTENFQHLESKMEKNGNRKCVLFLDSIDFDGNNFPDFAWLSKLDLKNVILVVDDSHGLGLLGDDGFGLPDFLQKFSSGELIICGSLGKALATPCGIIAANSERIEALRNFSFYGGGSPPSPAALQGFMQSEILCREQLKILRKNIDQFQKEVVSDFQAISMPQHPVFTYDDEALTRHLYSEKIITTNFHYPLPDSPLLSKIVLSAAHTSQEIRKLTDAINSFYCS; encoded by the coding sequence ATGAATCACGAACTTCATCAGGGTGCTGGAACAAAGCTGCAAACTCAGGAAGGTGAATTTCTGTATTTTGGAGGCACCTCTTATCTCGGGCTGCAATATCATACCGAGTTCCAGGAAAAAATCATTTCAGGTATACGGAAATGGGGAACCAATTTTGGCGCGTCCAGGAAGGCGAATATTAAGCTCTCCGTTTTTCAGGAATTTGAAAATTTTATTTCCCACAGGCTTCAGGCTGAAGAGGCTATTTGCGTTTCATCTGGTTATCTTGCCGGGCAAATGCTCACGCAGTATTTCAGTATTCAGCAAATTCCGCAGTTTTGTGCACCTCATACGCACCCGGCCTTGATCGGGAAGGATAGTGTGAAAACTGAGAATTTTCAGCATCTTGAATCAAAAATGGAGAAAAACGGGAACCGGAAATGCGTTTTATTTCTCGATAGTATCGATTTCGATGGGAACAATTTTCCAGATTTCGCATGGCTTTCCAAACTAGATCTAAAAAATGTCATTTTAGTGGTAGATGATTCTCATGGTCTTGGACTGCTTGGCGATGATGGATTTGGTTTGCCTGATTTTCTTCAAAAATTTTCGTCTGGGGAACTGATCATTTGCGGATCGTTGGGAAAAGCGCTGGCTACACCCTGTGGCATAATTGCTGCAAATTCTGAAAGAATTGAAGCACTGCGAAATTTCAGTTTTTATGGAGGAGGAAGTCCGCCGTCCCCAGCTGCGCTTCAGGGTTTCATGCAATCTGAAATCTTATGCCGGGAGCAATTAAAAATACTTCGGAAGAATATTGATCAATTTCAGAAGGAGGTAGTTTCCGATTTTCAAGCGATTTCTATGCCTCAACATCCGGTGTTTACATATGACGACGAGGCATTAACCAGGCACCTCTATTCGGAAAAAATCATTACAACCAACTTCCATTATCCGTTGCCAGACTCGCCACTGCTAAGCAAAATCGTTCTTTCCGCAGCTCATACTTCCCAGGAAATTAGGAAACTGACTGATGCGATCAATAGTTTTTACTGCTCTTAA
- a CDS encoding dipeptide epimerase produces MKLELKKYVLQLKHTFTISRESHDTQDTLIACLSQDGETGYGEATSNPYYKITFESMQAEIETIRTEIEHFDFQTPEKFHDFLVGKELSNFSICALDLAAHDLYGKLLKKPLYAIWNTSPENYPITNFTIGIDSVEKMVEKMIEQPWPIYKIKLGSDRDLEIVEQLRRETDARFRVDANCGWTSEQAIELSHKLKELGVEFLEQPLKPEDLEGLKKLKEHSALPIIADESCILEEDVPKCAGYFDGINIKLTKCGGLTPALRMIQKARELNLKVMVGCMTESSVGISAIAQLLPQLDYVDMDGAMLLKEDIATGVQILDGGKIVFPEVAGSGVRLL; encoded by the coding sequence ATGAAACTGGAGCTAAAAAAATACGTGTTACAACTCAAACACACTTTTACTATTTCGCGGGAATCGCACGACACGCAGGATACGCTCATTGCCTGCCTGAGCCAGGACGGCGAGACCGGTTACGGCGAAGCGACCTCCAATCCGTATTACAAGATCACTTTTGAAAGTATGCAGGCTGAAATTGAGACTATCCGTACGGAGATTGAGCACTTCGATTTCCAGACTCCGGAAAAGTTCCACGATTTCCTGGTTGGGAAAGAACTGTCTAATTTCAGCATCTGTGCGCTGGATCTTGCGGCTCACGATCTCTACGGAAAACTGCTGAAAAAGCCACTCTATGCCATTTGGAATACCTCGCCGGAAAATTACCCGATTACCAATTTTACCATTGGGATCGATTCCGTTGAAAAAATGGTGGAGAAAATGATAGAGCAACCCTGGCCAATTTATAAGATCAAGCTAGGGTCAGACCGCGACCTCGAGATCGTTGAGCAGTTGCGTAGGGAAACCGATGCGCGTTTCCGTGTGGATGCCAATTGTGGCTGGACCAGTGAGCAGGCTATTGAGCTTTCTCATAAACTGAAGGAACTCGGGGTGGAATTCCTGGAACAACCCTTAAAACCGGAAGATCTCGAAGGACTCAAAAAACTGAAAGAACATTCAGCTCTCCCGATAATTGCTGATGAGAGTTGCATCTTAGAAGAAGATGTGCCCAAATGTGCCGGGTATTTTGACGGCATCAATATAAAATTAACCAAATGCGGCGGACTCACTCCGGCGTTGCGAATGATCCAAAAAGCTCGTGAATTGAACCTGAAAGTTATGGTGGGTTGTATGACCGAGAGCAGCGTTGGCATCTCGGCGATCGCGCAGCTTTTGCCGCAGCTTGATTATGTGGATATGGATGGAGCCATGCTCCTGAAGGAAGATATCGCTACAGGAGTTCAGATCCTGGACGGTGGAAAAATCGTTTTTCCCGAAGTTGCCGGCAGCGGTGTAAGATTGCTGTAA
- a CDS encoding peptide chain release factor 3, which translates to MKHNQKEINKRRTFGIVSHPDAGKTTLTEKLLLFGGAIQEAGAVKSNKIKKGATSDFMEIERQRGISVATSVLAFEYEGIKINILDTPGHKDFAEDTFRTLTAVDSVIVVVDVAKGVEEQTEKLVEVCRMRNIPMIVFINKLDREGKDAFELLDEIEQKLNLTVTPLSFPIGMGYDFKGIYNIWEKNVNLFTGDPRKDIEETIEIDDLSSSELDDLIGEKSAGTLRDELELAQGVYPEFDRQAYLEGRLQPVFFGSALNNFGVRELLDCFISIAPPPRPKESDTRLVKPDEKDFTGFVFKIHANMDPKHRDRLAFVKIVSGKFERNKNYLHVRNGKNMKFSSPNAFFAEKKEVIDVSWPGDIVGLHDTGNFKIGDTLTEGEQLMYKGIPSFSPEHFRYINNADPMKSKQLEKGIDQLMDEGVAQLFVLELNGRKIIGTVGALQFEVIQYRLEHEYGAKCTYENLNVHKATWVEPEDPKNEEFQDFKRVKSKFLAKDKSGQLVFLADSPFSLQMTQQKYPSIKFHFTSEF; encoded by the coding sequence ATGAAGCATAATCAGAAAGAGATCAACAAAAGAAGAACCTTTGGTATCGTTTCTCACCCAGATGCCGGTAAAACCACGCTTACTGAAAAGCTGCTGCTTTTTGGTGGAGCGATCCAGGAAGCCGGGGCGGTGAAATCTAATAAGATCAAGAAAGGAGCGACCAGTGACTTTATGGAAATTGAACGCCAAAGGGGAATTTCTGTAGCGACTTCGGTGCTGGCTTTTGAATACGAAGGCATCAAGATCAATATCCTGGATACGCCCGGTCACAAAGATTTCGCGGAAGATACTTTTAGAACGCTTACCGCCGTAGACAGCGTGATCGTTGTGGTAGATGTAGCGAAAGGGGTAGAAGAGCAAACTGAAAAACTCGTGGAGGTTTGCCGTATGCGGAATATCCCGATGATCGTTTTCATCAATAAACTGGACCGTGAGGGGAAAGATGCTTTCGAACTGCTGGATGAAATTGAGCAAAAACTGAACTTAACGGTGACCCCGCTTAGTTTTCCTATCGGGATGGGATATGATTTTAAAGGAATCTACAATATTTGGGAAAAGAACGTGAACCTGTTTACGGGTGATCCTCGAAAAGATATTGAAGAAACCATCGAGATCGATGACCTTTCTTCCAGTGAACTAGATGACCTGATTGGTGAAAAATCGGCCGGGACTTTAAGAGATGAACTCGAACTGGCTCAGGGTGTTTATCCGGAATTTGATCGCCAGGCTTATCTCGAAGGCCGCCTGCAACCGGTTTTCTTCGGTTCGGCGCTTAATAATTTCGGGGTACGGGAGCTACTGGATTGCTTTATCAGTATTGCTCCTCCACCAAGACCTAAAGAAAGTGATACCCGACTGGTAAAACCCGATGAAAAAGATTTTACCGGTTTTGTTTTCAAGATCCATGCTAACATGGACCCGAAACACCGGGACAGACTCGCATTCGTAAAGATCGTTTCCGGTAAATTCGAAAGAAACAAGAATTACCTGCACGTTCGAAATGGCAAGAATATGAAGTTTTCTTCACCCAATGCATTTTTTGCTGAAAAGAAAGAGGTAATAGATGTTTCCTGGCCTGGTGATATTGTGGGACTTCACGACACCGGGAATTTTAAAATAGGTGATACGCTTACCGAAGGTGAGCAGCTGATGTATAAAGGAATTCCAAGTTTTTCTCCCGAGCATTTCCGCTATATCAATAACGCCGATCCCATGAAGTCCAAGCAATTGGAAAAAGGAATTGACCAGTTGATGGATGAAGGTGTGGCACAGCTTTTTGTGTTGGAACTGAACGGTCGTAAGATCATCGGGACCGTAGGCGCACTTCAGTTTGAGGTAATTCAGTATCGTCTGGAGCACGAATATGGTGCAAAGTGTACCTATGAGAACCTGAATGTTCACAAAGCTACCTGGGTAGAACCGGAAGATCCGAAGAATGAAGAATTCCAGGATTTTAAAAGAGTGAAATCTAAATTCTTAGCAAAGGATAAATCTGGGCAATTGGTGTTTTTAGCTGATTCACCATTCAGTTTGCAGATGACCCAGCAGAAATATCCTTCTATTAAATTTCATTTTACTTCAGAATTTTAG
- a CDS encoding 6-pyruvoyl trahydropterin synthase family protein, producing the protein MRITVHRKAHFNAAHRLFRKDWDDSRNFEVFGKCSNPHYHGHNYELIVSVTGEPDPETGFVMDLKILKDLIFEEIEEAFDHKNLNLEVPEFQDLIPTAENIAVVIWNKLRKKIMQEHDLKVTLYETPRNFVTYKGD; encoded by the coding sequence ATGAGGATCACCGTACACAGAAAAGCTCATTTTAATGCTGCGCACCGTTTGTTCCGCAAGGATTGGGATGATTCCAGGAATTTTGAAGTTTTTGGAAAATGCAGTAACCCACATTACCACGGGCACAATTACGAACTGATCGTTTCCGTAACCGGGGAACCAGATCCCGAAACAGGCTTTGTCATGGACCTGAAGATACTGAAGGACCTTATTTTCGAAGAGATCGAAGAAGCTTTTGATCATAAGAACCTGAACCTGGAAGTCCCGGAATTTCAGGATCTCATACCAACTGCTGAAAATATTGCGGTAGTGATCTGGAATAAACTTCGGAAGAAAATTATGCAAGAGCATGACCTTAAGGTGACGCTTTACGAAACTCCTAGGAATTTTGTGACATATAAAGGTGATTGA
- a CDS encoding DUF3467 domain-containing protein → MSEEKKNKQGRINIELDEAVAEGTYSNLAIINHSVSEFVVDFVNIMPGRPKSKVKSRIILTPQHAKRLLKALGENVAKFEQAHGEIRDYEKAPMPLNFGPTGQA, encoded by the coding sequence ATGAGTGAAGAAAAGAAAAATAAGCAGGGAAGGATCAATATAGAACTGGATGAAGCCGTGGCCGAAGGAACCTATTCCAATTTAGCCATTATCAATCATTCGGTTTCCGAATTTGTGGTCGATTTTGTGAATATTATGCCAGGAAGGCCAAAAAGCAAAGTGAAATCCCGCATCATTCTTACCCCTCAACACGCGAAACGCCTTCTGAAAGCTCTTGGTGAAAATGTGGCGAAATTCGAACAGGCGCATGGAGAGATCAGGGATTATGAAAAAGCACCGATGCCATTGAACTTCGGTCCAACCGGTCAGGCTTAA